The Elaeis guineensis isolate ETL-2024a chromosome 14, EG11, whole genome shotgun sequence genome has a segment encoding these proteins:
- the LOC105036997 gene encoding proline-rich receptor-like protein kinase PERK8 has protein sequence MLTSLAAILGGLIGAIALLVIVVWFLWFCILRRRLPSNRNSETGSSDPPTIVEWSRRGRISSSGDGHATEHQGARQFTLEELSQATKSFDECNLVGSGSFGLVYKGLLLDGTIVAIKMRRGAPQPEFVEEVKKLSEICHRNLVSLIGYCQEGGLQMLVFEYLPNGSISRHLYDTGRDQVIRLEFKQRLSIAIGTAKGLTHLHSLVPQVVHKDFKSSNVLVDENFIAKVADAGVAKLLQRLDDAGRSWSSGGNVFQDPEVEEFGALSEASDVYSFGVFLLELITGQEVAHLFSPESEESLAQWVEARLVSNDLIDRQLGHSFTSEGMKSLIELTLQCLNQSGRGRPKMSAVVTELDRILETEMMLTTVMGDGTAIVTLGSQLFTSS, from the exons ATGTTGACATCACTTGCAGCCATACTTGGAGGACTCATTGGAGCTATTGCATTGTTGGTGATTGTTGTTTGGTTTCTTTGGTTTTGTATACTGCGGCGTAGATTACCCTCAAATAGAAATTCTGAGACTGGTTCATCGGACCCTCCAACTATAG TAGAATGGAGTAGGAGAGGTCGGATCTCCTCTTCTGGTGATGGTCATGCAACCGAACATCAGGGAGCTAGGCAATTTACACTCGAAGAACTGAGCCAGGCTACAAAGAGTTTTGATGAGTGCAATCTTGTCGGCAGTGGTAGCTTCGGATTGGTGTACAAGGGTTTGCTTCTTGATGGTACTATTGTAGCGATTAAAATGCGTCGAGGTGCTCCACAACCAGAATTTGTGGAAGAG GTTAAAAAACTATCGGAGATCTGCCATCGTAATCTTGTTAGTCTTATTGGTTATTGTCAGGAAGGTGGTCTCCAAATGCTAGTCTTCGAATATTTGCCTAATGGAAGCATCAGCCGTCATCTATATG ATACTGGCCGAGATCAAGTGATAAGACTAGAATTTAAACAGAGGCTCTCCATAGCTATAGGAACTGCTAAAG GTTTAACCCATCTGCATAGTCTTGTACCTCAAGTAGTACACAAGGACTTCAAATCAAGCAATGTCTTGGTTGATGAAAACTTCATTGCAAAGGTAGCAGATGCAGGTGTAGCTAAATTACTTCAAAGACTTGATGATGCTGGCCGATCTTGGTCATCTGGTGGCAATGTCTTCCAGGATCCAGA GGTTGAAGAATTTGGTGCTCTTTCTGAAGCCAGTGATGTGTACAGTTTCGGTGTATTTCTTTTGGAACTCATAACTGGTCAAGAAGTTGCACATCTTTTCTCTCCAGAATCAGAAGAAAGCTTGGCCCAGTGG GTGGAAGCACGTCTGGTTTCAAATGATCTCATTGATCGACAATTGGGTCACAGTTTCACTTCTGAAGGGATGAAATCCTTAATTGAGCTGACACTTCAATGCTTGAATCAATCTGGGCGAGGACGACCGAAGATGAGTGCTGTTGTCACAGAGCTCGATCGGATTCTGGAGACAGAGATGATGCTGACGACGGTAATGGGTGATGGTACTGCCATAGTGACCCTGGGGAGCCAGCTGTTTACTTCTTCATGA